From a single Anaerolineales bacterium genomic region:
- a CDS encoding bifunctional riboflavin kinase/FAD synthetase yields the protein MEHYHSLEELSLHNAWLTIGVFDGVHRGHRTIIEKLVREAHEADSPAVVLTFHPHPASVLTGKEIKCLTTRDERADLLAALGVDVVITQRFTRDLSTATAHEYMSTLKRTLGLSRLLIGYDFALGKGREGNAARLTEIGSKLGYSVDVVPAVSDESGVISSTEIRKLISTGNVSEAASLLGHRYQVGGEVIHGAGRGKKINFPTANIDYPDQKVIPVNGIYACWGMLGAERFMAATNVGFNPTFTPERKVASVEAYLLDFDRDIYGEHLKLEFVARLRNELKFDSVEALVEQMHRDVKQTREILEGDRS from the coding sequence ATGGAACATTATCACTCCCTCGAAGAACTTTCCCTGCACAATGCCTGGCTCACCATCGGCGTGTTCGACGGCGTGCATCGCGGACATCGCACCATCATCGAAAAACTTGTCCGCGAGGCGCATGAAGCGGATTCTCCCGCCGTGGTGCTGACCTTTCATCCGCACCCCGCCAGCGTGTTGACCGGCAAGGAGATCAAATGCCTGACCACGCGGGATGAACGAGCGGATCTGCTCGCCGCGCTCGGCGTAGATGTGGTCATCACCCAGCGCTTCACCCGCGACCTGTCAACCGCCACTGCCCATGAATATATGTCCACGCTCAAGCGGACTCTCGGACTCAGCCGCCTGCTGATCGGCTATGACTTTGCGCTCGGCAAGGGACGCGAGGGCAACGCGGCGCGCCTGACCGAGATCGGCTCGAAGCTGGGATACAGCGTCGACGTGGTGCCAGCCGTCAGCGACGAAAGCGGCGTGATCTCATCCACCGAGATCCGCAAATTGATCTCCACAGGCAATGTATCCGAAGCCGCAAGCCTGCTCGGTCATCGCTACCAGGTCGGCGGCGAGGTCATTCACGGCGCGGGGCGCGGAAAGAAAATCAACTTCCCGACCGCGAATATTGACTATCCCGATCAAAAAGTGATCCCCGTCAACGGCATTTATGCATGTTGGGGGATGCTCGGCGCGGAGCGCTTCATGGCGGCGACCAACGTCGGCTTCAACCCCACCTTCACCCCCGAACGGAAGGTGGCAAGTGTGGAGGCATACCTGCTGGATTTCGACCGCGATATTTATGGCGAACATCTGAAACTTGAATTCGTGGCGCGCCTGCGCAATGAATTGAAGTTCGATTCGGTGGAGGCATTGGTGGAACAAATGCACAGGGACGTGAAGCAAACGCGCGAAATCCTAGAAGGGGATCGTTCGTGA